One segment of Strix aluco isolate bStrAlu1 chromosome 4, bStrAlu1.hap1, whole genome shotgun sequence DNA contains the following:
- the TIMM9 gene encoding mitochondrial import inner membrane translocase subunit Tim9, producing the protein MAGQISESDQIKQFKEFLGTYNKLTENCFLDCIKDFTSREVKPEEITCADHCLQKYLKMTQRISMRFQEYHIQQNEALAAKAGLLGQPR; encoded by the exons ATGGCTGGACAAATATCAGAATCTGATCAGATCAAGCAG TTCAAGGAGTTTCTTGGAACGTACAATAAACTTACAGAAAACTGCTTCCTGGATTGCATAAAGGATTTCACTAGCAGAGAGGTTAAACCAGAAGAG ATTACGTGTGCAGATCACTGCctacagaagtatttaaaaatgacaCAAAGGATCTCCATGAGATTTCAGGAATACCATATTCAGCAGAACGAAGCTCTGGCAGCTAAAGCAGGACTGCTTGGCCAACCTCGTTAG